ACTTCTATAAAACCATTTCAAAGTATAGCACATCGAGGAAGTTGTCTAGAAGAAACTTCCGAAAAACATGTTGGAAGCagaaatttaagtttaatataACCAGCTACACAAGAAATTACTTCCCTATTTTCACCTCTTGGGCAGGGAACGGTGGAGTAAACAATTAACAACTTAATGTCCATAAAAAAACAGTCACTTCCTGTCAAACACTATGCTCTAAAAGGTATCCACGTGGCGTCCTCCCCATTGCATAATAATGGGCAAAACATTTAAAGATACAAATAATTTGCCGAGCATATGATGACCTCAAACACAACACTTTAACAAAAGGAGGCACAAGGATGGATGTGTGCAAGGATGGCAATGCCatattttggagtcaaaatatatttagtgAGCCTTGAAATGTAtggacacacacacacacacaggtTTTCAAAAAATCAGTAACCATATTACCATTAACTAAATGTATGCCTAAATactgaaaaaaatatgaagcaAATCTTTTGAACTCCACACAGAACTTGGTGAAATACATGGATTTCACcccaaaaaaaaagtttgttattCATTTCTCTTTCCCTGATAAATAGTTAGTAATGTGCTCCATCAGATTAATAATCCATTGAGATACATCCCCAATCCCAATGTAGTGGGTACTGGTACTACATGGACTTTacccaaaaataaaaagtgtgttGTTTACATTTCTCTTTAACTGATAATTAGTTAGTAATTTTTCCGTTAGATTAATAATCCATTGAGATGAATGCAAGAATGAACAAGCCAACAATGAAAAGACTAGTAGTGCACCATATAAAACCTTTCCAAGGAGAAGCATCATTAAGATACTAGATAACGAAATCATTTAATTCAGTTAAcagacatgaaaaaaaaaaacaatcagaAAGAGGCCTTGGGGTAACGCTTTTATTTGGCAACTTGGTCTCTTTCATCTCTTCTCATGCACAATTATAACAACTTGAATTTGTGTTTCCAATTTCATTGTCTAAAAACTAACAAAGAGTTTTGGGTTATATTCACTTAATGTCATCGACAATTTTGTTGAATGAAATCAGAggtaaaaatatcaaacaaattaatcatCAGACACTTCAAAATGTCATCTGTTGGACAAATTTTGACCCTTCTATACTAGAATTGCCACAGAATATGTCTAAATTCATATCAGCATCTTTTTCGAGTCAGTTTATTATGGAAAGTTAAAAACTGAGAGATTCTTTCAGGATTCAAGAATAGCCCAAATCTGTAACTGGAACTCTGAAGGGTACTGAAATTGTGAGAACAATTAGGGAAGGCGAGGATCAGGAGGGTATCATAAAAATTACCTTTATCCAAGTCCAGCTCCACAGAGTCCAACTCCATCTCAAGCTTAGTCACAAGATCTTGAAGCTGATCTACATGTGTGTCAATTATGTGAACTACAAGATTTGAGACAGATCTGGGCACAGGGTTGTCAGCTTCCTCAGAGTGATTCATAGTCAATAAGAATTCaagaacatgctcttttatcaCTATCCCCCCTCTTTCCTCCTGCTGACCTGTTAAAGAAGAGGAACTTTCAAGACTAGGAATCTCTGATAGAAGAGATTCACCCACGCGTGAGAAGCCTAACCTGGGAACACGTCCCAAGGACACGGTAATTACTGAATGTTCAGTAACTCTAGCAGCAATCCTAAATGTGAAGTCACTGGAGGGAGGACCAGGCGAATTAACACGGAAGACAAGTGCCCCATCTACATGTGCACAAAAGGGTCCGTTACTAACAAGTGCAAGAATGTCTTGGAGTTTCAATGGGGGGCAGAAAACACCAATCAAATCTTCTGCAGATTGTGACAACTTCTGATTTCCTTTTGGTAATTCCACATGGTACCAAGAAAACTCCTTCCCTCTACCTTCCCCTGACCCCAGATCCTTCTCTTCTTTCTGAAAAATGTCTGCTAGATCCCAATCCTTGTTATAAAAGTTCCCGGTGCCATCAAATATATAAGCTCTCTTCCTAACCAAGCCTGCAGGATAACCAGGGTAGACACGGCGATCCCTGAGAGGAACCCGTGCAGAAGTTTCACTGTCCTCGCCCAACCCATTCTCCATAACTCTATGCTGAGCTAGTTCCATGAACCTTCTGCAGCTACCCTGAATACCCTCCCaacaaatgaacaaaaaatGATAGGTACTAAACAACTTGATCCAGAACCCCCCAACTTACAGACTCAATTTTCCTATCTCATAAACATGACACTTCAAATCTCACGTCCTTTAGAACAACCTACAAGCGATGGATGCGTCGAAACCAAAGTCAACAGATACAACGCAATCCAATTTATTGACACAAATCCAAATTGGTTGGAAGTAAGGTACACCTACAATTGTATACAAAACATCCAACAACCCCCAATAGGTCGGTTCGCAATAATCTTCAAACAAAACCCACCAAGCTCACTACGAACCAAACCCTGAACCAAATTTGCAAACTTTCAGATTCTAGTCAATTCAGCAAAGTAACACAAccaaatcaaaagaaaaaaataaaaataaaaatacactgGAGAAGAAATGCATTACCTCGTTGAATGCCCAGATTATGAAACTAACGAATGAATTTCCAAAAGCCTCAAACGTTGAAACTGGCTAAAGCGAAAGCGACTCAGTATTGAAAAGTTCAAAGGGTTAAGGGAATTATTTATCCCTTTTCTTGGTAACGACAGATGGGATTTGAAAACCATAAACTAATTAACTAGTACCAGAATATGAATTGAAATGTAGAATAGTTGAGGTTCTTGGAAACTTCCCTTTTactataaaaattcaattcttATCTGTCTTCGGTAGCAGTTATGAACTCCCAGATTTGgcattctttttaaaattgaaaatttgtgcAAACGCAAGATTAGTTTTTTATAGTTTATACcttattttagtataatatgTTAAACATTAGTTTATCCGAATTCGCCTAGGGACACAAGTCATTGTCTCGTCCCTTATTTACaaaccattttattttattacatcaaattacgtttttaaaattttttaacaaacaaGTATTTACTAACATATGATTCCACTCAGTGAAATTAAACTCGAATTTCGTATATTAATATGGTAGCAATAAATTGTTGAGTATTTGATAAATAATAACTTAtcccttcattttatttttattcagaTTTAAATCTacttttagttttcaaaaattttcaaattttttaattttgatttctataaataaaatatatcattcaatttaaataaatatatatatatatatatatatatatatatatatatatatatatatatatccataattaacatataattacatATGTCAGTGCTTATATTGAACTTCGTTGTTAATATCATATGTTAATAACTGATTAACACTTGTAACTTAATATATGGACacttattattaaatgtttttgttactattattttacGTTAAGTAGTGATTGACACGATTACAACGAATAGACATGTGACATTTTTCTGTAACAattagataatatataatagaaaaaataattttgaaaattaaagaattaaatgtatagttaaaatttttacataaattgaAGTTATACCctcacaaaattttatttaacttatttatgtAAGATTT
This portion of the Vigna unguiculata cultivar IT97K-499-35 chromosome 6, ASM411807v1, whole genome shotgun sequence genome encodes:
- the LOC114188037 gene encoding uncharacterized protein LOC114188037, with the protein product MELAQHRVMENGLGEDSETSARVPLRDRRVYPGYPAGLVRKRAYIFDGTGNFYNKDWDLADIFQKEEKDLGSGEGRGKEFSWYHVELPKGNQKLSQSAEDLIGVFCPPLKLQDILALVSNGPFCAHVDGALVFRVNSPGPPSSDFTFRIAARVTEHSVITVSLGRVPRLGFSRVGESLLSEIPSLESSSSLTGQQEERGGIVIKEHVLEFLLTMNHSEEADNPVPRSVSNLVVHIIDTHVDQLQDLVTKLEMELDSVELDLDKGGYALKKQMLDDRRFPKLHINLQRLLQVIAHGEQVYLRVKEKCSSKKWFATDDFNSLEELIGRLRRMKENVGFIVNRVTAIQAGLDSWQSEQINRKLYYLSFLSIIFLPLSIVTGVFGMNVGGVPWTGQNAPELKDGFRNVILLCVAMLFLVLLCFIFPALYTRIAAAWRNKRALSRNWSVNKKPSMRRSLRMGDQDRGGYLRI